One window of the Klebsiella oxytoca genome contains the following:
- a CDS encoding DNA-binding protein yields the protein MALYNFTLTLSGVTARTVGLEDALYAAGCSDALVCFYGTAVYLEFDRESDSLDQAILSAIADIESTPALNARVESVDSALVGLSDIAELTGLTRQAVALLKDGARGSGQFPGPVQRVKGNSPLWRWKTIVGWLVTEGRLAEDSPLVAHAEVLDDLNLALQLRATRQSKTVLHYLHGLENQQQSSLTAG from the coding sequence ATGGCGCTGTATAATTTTACGCTCACTCTCTCCGGCGTTACTGCTCGTACCGTGGGTCTGGAAGATGCGCTATATGCCGCAGGCTGCTCTGACGCCCTGGTCTGTTTTTACGGAACGGCGGTCTATCTGGAGTTCGATCGCGAAAGCGACTCTCTCGATCAGGCTATTCTGTCAGCCATTGCTGATATCGAATCCACTCCGGCTCTGAATGCGCGAGTCGAATCCGTCGATTCCGCGCTGGTAGGGTTAAGCGATATTGCTGAACTCACCGGCCTGACGCGACAGGCCGTCGCCTTATTGAAAGATGGCGCACGAGGATCGGGCCAGTTTCCGGGACCGGTGCAGCGCGTAAAAGGCAATTCGCCGCTGTGGCGCTGGAAAACCATCGTTGGCTGGCTGGTAACGGAGGGACGGCTTGCCGAAGACTCACCGCTGGTGGCCCACGCCGAAGTGCTGGACGATCTCAATCTGGCGCTGCAGCTGAGGGCTACGCGACAGAGCAAAACCGTGCTGCATTATCTTCACGGGCTCGAAAATCAGCAGCAGTCTTCGCTGACGGCTGGCTAA